The window CGGCCGACATTTCACGCGGACCCTCCACGATAGCTTTGCCACATGCACACGCCTCATGCATCCGAGACCACCACTCCCCCACCTGGCCCTGCACCGGAACCGGCCGCGCAGCCCGCACAGGGCTCAACGGCCACACCGGGCACGGATGCGGCAGCGCCCCTGTCCGCGGATCAGGCCGTCGCCACCGATGCCTCCGTGTCGATCCGCGGGCTGCGCAAGTCCTTCAGCGGCACCGAGGTGGTGCACGGGATCTCACTGGACGTGCCCCGCGGATCGTTCTACGGGATCGTCGGCCCTAACGGCGCCGGCAAGACCACCACACTCTCGATGGCCACCGGCCTGCTGCGACCCGACGCCGGCACCGCGCACATCAACGGGATCGACATGTGGGCCACCCCGGAGAAGGCGAAGGCCGGGCTCGGCGTGCTGGCCGACGGGCTTCGCACCTTCGACCGGCTCACCGGCCGCGAGCTGCTCACCTATGTGGGCCTGATCCGCGGCATGGACCCGGACACGGTCACCGAGCGCACCAACTCCCTGCTGGCGGCCTTCGACCTGGCCGGTGAGGAGGGCAAGCTGGTGGTGGACTACTCCGCCGGCATGACCAAGAAGATCCTTCTGGCCAGCGCCCTGATCCATGCCCCGCGGACCCTGGTGCTGGACGAGCCACTGGAGGCGGTGGACCCGGTCTCCGCCCAGGTGATCCGGTCGATCCTGACCGACTACGTGCGCAGCGGCGGCACCGTGGTGCTCTCCAGCCACGTCATGGAGCTGGTGGAGGGCCTGTGCAGTCACGTCGCGATCATCGCCAAGGGTGAGCTGCTGGCCGCCGGCACCCTGGACGAGGTGCGCCAGGGCGGCAGCCTGGTGCAGACCTTCATCGACATGGTGGGCGGCGGCGCCGTGGAGGAGGGGAGCCTGGCATGGCTGAAGTCCTGAGCACAGCTGACCGACCTGCTGACGGAGCGGCCGGTGGCGGCGCACCTGTCGACGCCACGGCCGCAGGCACCGTCGAGCACGGCTCGCTCCCCCAGAAGCAGCTGATCCCGCTGCTGATGAAGCTGAAGTGGGCGCTGTGGAAGCGGTCCTACCGCAAGAACGTCGGCAAGATCATCGGCACCGTCATCGGCGTGCTGTACGCCGGGGGTGGCCTGGTGGGCCTGGTGTTCGCCTTCATCGGACTCACCATGGCCAGTGGCGAGGGAGCCATGTTCCCCGCCGTGATTCGTGGACTGGGTGCGGTGACCGTGCTGGCCTGGCTGCTGATCCCGATATTCGCCTTCGGGCTCGACGACACCTTGGACCCGCGCCGCTTCGCCCTGTTCCCGCGCTCGGCCAAGGAGCTGCAACCGGGCATGTTCGCGGCCGCGGCCCTCAGCCTGCCCACCCTGCTGACCGCGGTGGCCGTGGCGATCGCGACCGTGTTCGAGGTGATCTGGCTGCTGGCATTCGGAGCGGGCACCCTGTGGGTGGTCCTCGCGCTGATCGCTCTGATCCCTGCGAACCTGGCCGGGATCGCACTGTGCCTGCTGCTGCCGCGTGCCTGGTTCGCCCATTCCGCTTCCCGCAGTTCCTCCCGCAGTGGGAGGGAGCTCGGAGGCATCTTCGGCATGCTGCTGTTCCTCGGCGTGATCTACGGGTTCTCGGTCTCGGTCCAGGGCCTCACCGACCTCGACTTCGACCTGGTGCGCAAGTGGTCCCTGCTCGCCGTATCTGTGCTGGCCTGGACCCCCTTCGGGGCCCTGTTCGCGATCCCCATGGACCTGGCGGAGGGCCAGGTGCTGGTAGCCCTCGTCCGGGCCCTCATCGGCGCGGTCACCATCGTCGCGGTGTGGCTGTGGTGGCGGCGGTCCCTGGATCTCGCCCTCACCTCGGCGCTCACCGGTGACGCCTCCTCCGGGACCGCCAAGGTCACCTCCCTGGTGCCCCGCTGGGTGAAGCCTTCGCCCTTCGGTGCGGCACTGGGCCGCTCCCTGCGGTACTGGAGGCGCGATACCCGCTACCTCGCGGCGGTCGCGATCTACCCTCTGGTGTACGTGTTCCTGATCGCGATGGGCCTGGTGCTGCCGGAATCCCGCCCGATGATGCTGGTGATGGCGGTGTTCATGGCCGGGATGACCGGGATCTCCCTGTCCAACGAGATCGGCTTCGACGGTCCGGCCGGCTGGGTGAACATCACCGCCGGGATGGACGCCCGGGCGAACCTGCTGGGCAGAGTGGCCGCGATCGCCCTGATCATGACCCCAGCGGCACTGCTGGCGATGGTCGCGATCCCACTGCTGTACGGCGTCCCGCACCTGATCCCGCTGCTCGTGCTGGGCACCGCAGGGCTCATGCTCACCGGTTGGGGGGTCTCCCTGATCGTGGGCGTGCTGCTGCCGTACCCCACCTCCGCCCCGGGCACCAACCCGATGAAGGACAAGTCCACCTCCAGCGCGAACGCGTTCCTGGCCATGGGCGCCGCATCCCTGGGCGTGTTCGTGCCGCAGCTGCCGGCGATCGGCCTGGCCGCCTGGGGTGTGCTGAGCGGTTCCCTGATGATCCAGATCATCGCCGGAGTGGTCGCCCTGGCCATCGGTGTGCTGATGCTCTGGCTGGGTGTGCGCATCGGTTCGCGTCGCCTGAGCACTCACTCCCCGGAGCTGTTCCAGAAGGTCCGCGACCACGTCTGAGCAGGTGCTCCGGCCTGTCCGTCAAGCGACCGGTCACAGACACGCGCCCGTCCCGTCACCCGACGGGGCGGGCGCTCGTCACAGAGCGCGCTCCATGACGATCGCGTCGATGCTCCGACCCCGGATGCGGTAGTAGCCACGCCGGCGGCCGATCTCCTGGTACCCGGCGCGACGGTAGAAGGAGCGGGCACGGTCGTTGTCCTCCCGCACCTCCAGCAGCATCCGCTGGGCACCGCCGTCGCACGCGGCCTGCTCGCACCATGCCAGCAGGGCGCGGCCGATGCCCCTGCCCTCGACCAGGGCGCCGATGGTGTGGAGGTCCGCGGTGTCACCGGCCAGCATGATGCCTGCGTACCCGCGCAGCTCCTCCGGGCCATCCTGATCGACGGCGACGACGTAGCGCCGGTCGGGATGCTCGATCTCCTCGGCCAACTGGAACACCGTCCAGGCCTCGTCGGGGAACAGCTCGAGCTCGGCGAAGGCGATCGGTTCCACGTCCTGGATCGTCGCCGGCCGCAGCGCGAACGTCTCGCTCACCCTCAGTGTCCCAGCGCGCTCTTGCGGGCGGTGGGCTTGGCGGCGTCCGGGTCCCGCAGGTACAGCGGATCCGTGCTGGTCAGGTCCTCCCCCTGGGAGTGGAGCAGCGCCGCCACCTCGATCAGGTGGGAGGCGTCCACGTCGTCCAGCTCGGACGTGGCCGGCAGCAGCTCCGGGTACAGGCGGGTCCCTGAGCCCACCAGCAGCTCGCAGGCCGTGAGGTCAGCGGCGACCTCGGCCGGTGGGGCGACCGCGGGGCCGGCCTCGCGCAGCACCGTGCCGTCGGTCAGGCGGCGGTAGCGGGAGTGGTAGACCTCGCGGCGGCGTGCGTCCAGGGCCACCGCGACCGTGCGCTCGGGCAGCGGGCCGGCACCATCCGGGGCTCCGGCCGAGTCCGCCTCGGTGAGCGCCTGATGCGCCAGGGCATCCAGTGAGCACACCCCGTGCAGCGGGATCCCCAGCACGGCAGCGATGGATCGGGCAGCGACCAGCCCCACCCGCAGCCCGGTGAAGGGCCCGGGGCCTCGCCCCACCACGATGCCGTTGAGCTGGGAACGGGCGATACCCGCGTCCTGCAGGACGGCGTCGATCAGGCCCAGCAGGACCTCGTCGTGGTGGCGGGCCCGGGCATCGGAGCGCACGTGCCGCACGTCGAGGTCCAGGCCGTCGAGGTCACCCCCCACGATCGCGACGGACACGGCTCCGGAGGTGTCGATCCCCAGCAGCATCAGTTCTCCTGCTCGATCTGTTCGGTGGGAAGGCCCGCTGCGTCGAGCGCTCGGGCCAGGTCGGTGACCGCGCCCTCGTCCCACCGGGGACCTGCCGGGGTGAGGCGCAGGGTGCGGGGTTCCTCGGGAAGGTCGGGATCGTCCACCTGGTCGGGGCGCTCCAGCTCCACCAGCAGGTGGGACGAGGTCAAGTGCTCCACCCGGTCACGGCCCCATTCGACCACGGTCACGGCGTCGTCGAGGTCGGCCTCGAGGTCGAGGTCCTCCAGGTCGGCGCTCCCACCGAGGCGGTAGGCGTCCACGTGCACCAGCGCGGGCCCGCCGCTCAGGGAGGGGTGCACGCGGGCGATCACGAAGGTGGGCGAGGCCACGGGGCCGCGCACGTCGAGGCCGGCGCCGAGCCCCTGGGTGAAGGTGGTCTTGCCGGCGCCCAGCGGGCCGTCCAGGACCAGCAGGTCACCGGGGCGCAGCACCCCGGCGATCACCTGGGCGGCGAGCCGGGTGCCCTCCGGGTCCGTAGTGCGCAGTTCGAGGACACTCACCCACGGACCTCCCGCGGCACGCGCGCGTTGATCGAGGTGAGGATCTCGTAGGGGATGGTGCCGGCGGCCTCTGCCCAGTCGTCGGCGGTGGGGCCCTGGGGGACATCGCCGAACAGGATCACCTCGTCACCGGCCTTCGCGGTGCTCTCAGGGCCCAGGTCCAGCACGATCTGGTCCATGCTGATGCGGCCGATCTGGGGGACCACGTGGTCGCCGTCGGCGGTGCGCACCAGCACGGAGACCTTGGTGCTGGCGGCGCGGTGCAGGCCGTCGGCGTAGCCCATCGGCACCAGGCCCAGGCGGGTGGTGGCCGCGGTGGTGTGCAGGCGGCTGTAGCCCACGGTGTGCCCAGCCGGCACCTCCTTGACCAGGGCGAGGCGGCTGGTGACGGTCATCGCGGGGCGCAGCTCGAGGTCGGTGGCCACCGGCGGGTAGCCGTACATCGCGATGCCGGGGCGCACCAGGTCGCGGTGCAGGTCGGGGCGGGACAGCAGGGCCGCGGAGTTGGCGAGGTGCTGCAGCGGGATGGGGCCGAACTCCTCGGTGATGGCGGCGACGGTGGAGTCGAAGACCTCCGCCTGCTGATCGGTGGCGGGGGAATCGATGTCGTCGGCATCGGCGAGGTGGGTCCAGGCGGCGACCAGCTGCACGTGGTCGTCCTCCCGGGTGGCCTGCACCACGGGCCTCGCCTGCGCGGGCAGCACGCCGTTGCGGCCCATGCCGGTGTCGATCTTCAGGTGCACGCGGGCCCGGCGGTCCACGCTGCGGGAGGCGTCGATGACCATCCGCAGCATCTCCATCGATCCCACGGACACATCGATGCCGGCGGCGACGAGCTCCGGCAGCAGCGCTTCGGCGGTGCGCGGCTCGTACATCCAGGTGAGGATTGGGACGTCCAAGCCGGCGTGGGACAGGGCGAGCGCACCGGCGGGATGGGCGACGCCGAGCCAGGTCGCGCCCCCTTCGAGAGCGGCGCGGGCGGTAGCGAGCATCCCGTGGCTGTAGCCATCGGCCTTGACCACGGCCATCAGGGCGGTCTGCTCGTCGAGCTTCGTCTTGAGGGCCCGCACGTTGTCGGTGATAGCCGACGGGTCCACCACGGCGCGGTTGGGGATCTGCCGGGGGTCCTCCGCCGGGATCGGGACGCTCATCGTGCTCCTTCGCTCGCTTCGGAATGGTGTTCCGTACCGGTCAGGATAGTCGCCAGCACCTCGGGCACCCGTTCGGCGACGTCCAGGGCCACCAGCGGGACCAGGCCGTCATGGGAGGCAGCCCGGCCCGCACGACCATGCAGGACAGCAGCCAGGGCAGCGGCACGGGACCCGGGCAGCCCGGCGGCCAGGAGTGTGCCCAGGATCCCGGCCAGCACGTCGCCGGTGCCGGCGGTGGCCAGGTACCCGGTGGCATCGTCCTGCGCCAGCAGCGGGGCCTCAGGGTCCGGTGGGGCGATCACGGTGACCGCCCCCTTCATCAGCACGGTGGCCCCGGTCGCCTCGGCGAGCGCCCTGGCCAGCGGGGCTGCGGCCAGTTCGGGGTCGATGTCGAGTCTTCGGGCCAGCCTCTGCGCCTCGCCACGGTGCGGGGTGAGCACCACGTCCGCACCGAAGGCGTCCGAGGCATCCAGTGCGTCCAGCCCACCGGCGTCGATCACGCCGCGGTGGGGCCCTTGGCCGTCCTCACGCAGGGCTTCGATGCAGCTGCGGGCCCGGGCGTCGTCTCCGGGCAGGCCGGGTCCGACGACGAGGGCCTGGGTGCGCCCGATGTCCGCCAGGTCCACTCCCCCGTCCTCGACGGGGTGGCCCAGCACCTCGGGACGGGCCCGGAGTACCAGGTCGAGCACTGGTGCGGGGGCCAGGCAGCGCACCATCCCGGCCCCGGCGCGTGCGGCACCGGAACAGGCAAGCACGGCGGCGCCGGGGTAGCGCGTGCTGCCGGCGGCGATCGCGACCACGCCACGGGTGTACTTGCTG is drawn from Brachybacterium muris and contains these coding sequences:
- a CDS encoding NAD(P)H-hydrate dehydratase → MIRGFSADQVRAAEAPLLDVGEPLMLRAAHSLAGHVREQLCGGAIGNAPPTQRVLVLAGSGANGGDGLHAAAILRRDGITADALLTAETCHAEGADALREAGGTLHCLAELTARPGHALEGLLGSSDLVLDAILGIGGRPEVPGHLRRLLDHLRRAGTPVIAVDLPSFLDASTGEAAQLALPARTTVTFGAVKAGLLLPGGSDLAGDLHLVDLGLGPHLPSRALVERLEDEDVRRLWPRAGRDDSKYTRGVVAIAAGSTRYPGAAVLACSGAARAGAGMVRCLAPAPVLDLVLRARPEVLGHPVEDGGVDLADIGRTQALVVGPGLPGDDARARSCIEALREDGQGPHRGVIDAGGLDALDASDAFGADVVLTPHRGEAQRLARRLDIDPELAAAPLARALAEATGATVLMKGAVTVIAPPDPEAPLLAQDDATGYLATAGTGDVLAGILGTLLAAGLPGSRAAALAAVLHGRAGRAASHDGLVPLVALDVAERVPEVLATILTGTEHHSEASEGAR
- the alr gene encoding alanine racemase, whose product is MSVPIPAEDPRQIPNRAVVDPSAITDNVRALKTKLDEQTALMAVVKADGYSHGMLATARAALEGGATWLGVAHPAGALALSHAGLDVPILTWMYEPRTAEALLPELVAAGIDVSVGSMEMLRMVIDASRSVDRRARVHLKIDTGMGRNGVLPAQARPVVQATREDDHVQLVAAWTHLADADDIDSPATDQQAEVFDSTVAAITEEFGPIPLQHLANSAALLSRPDLHRDLVRPGIAMYGYPPVATDLELRPAMTVTSRLALVKEVPAGHTVGYSRLHTTAATTRLGLVPMGYADGLHRAASTKVSVLVRTADGDHVVPQIGRISMDQIVLDLGPESTAKAGDEVILFGDVPQGPTADDWAEAAGTIPYEILTSINARVPREVRG
- a CDS encoding ABC transporter ATP-binding protein, which translates into the protein MHTPHASETTTPPPGPAPEPAAQPAQGSTATPGTDAAAPLSADQAVATDASVSIRGLRKSFSGTEVVHGISLDVPRGSFYGIVGPNGAGKTTTLSMATGLLRPDAGTAHINGIDMWATPEKAKAGLGVLADGLRTFDRLTGRELLTYVGLIRGMDPDTVTERTNSLLAAFDLAGEEGKLVVDYSAGMTKKILLASALIHAPRTLVLDEPLEAVDPVSAQVIRSILTDYVRSGGTVVLSSHVMELVEGLCSHVAIIAKGELLAAGTLDEVRQGGSLVQTFIDMVGGGAVEEGSLAWLKS
- a CDS encoding bifunctional tRNA (adenosine(37)-N6)-threonylcarbamoyltransferase complex ATPase subunit type 1 TsaE/phosphotransferase yields the protein MSVLELRTTDPEGTRLAAQVIAGVLRPGDLLVLDGPLGAGKTTFTQGLGAGLDVRGPVASPTFVIARVHPSLSGGPALVHVDAYRLGGSADLEDLDLEADLDDAVTVVEWGRDRVEHLTSSHLLVELERPDQVDDPDLPEEPRTLRLTPAGPRWDEGAVTDLARALDAAGLPTEQIEQEN
- a CDS encoding GNAT family N-acetyltransferase — encoded protein: MSETFALRPATIQDVEPIAFAELELFPDEAWTVFQLAEEIEHPDRRYVVAVDQDGPEELRGYAGIMLAGDTADLHTIGALVEGRGIGRALLAWCEQAACDGGAQRMLLEVREDNDRARSFYRRAGYQEIGRRRGYYRIRGRSIDAIVMERAL
- the tsaB gene encoding tRNA (adenosine(37)-N6)-threonylcarbamoyltransferase complex dimerization subunit type 1 TsaB; translated protein: MLLGIDTSGAVSVAIVGGDLDGLDLDVRHVRSDARARHHDEVLLGLIDAVLQDAGIARSQLNGIVVGRGPGPFTGLRVGLVAARSIAAVLGIPLHGVCSLDALAHQALTEADSAGAPDGAGPLPERTVAVALDARRREVYHSRYRRLTDGTVLREAGPAVAPPAEVAADLTACELLVGSGTRLYPELLPATSELDDVDASHLIEVAALLHSQGEDLTSTDPLYLRDPDAAKPTARKSALGH